Proteins from a genomic interval of Medicago truncatula cultivar Jemalong A17 chromosome 3, MtrunA17r5.0-ANR, whole genome shotgun sequence:
- the LOC11428276 gene encoding disease resistance protein At4g27190 — MADIVITTVAKVSEYIIGPVIREGKYFLCVGKIIKDIENEINELIFERDNLLDRVEQAKQRTEIIEKPVEKWLHDVQSLLEEVEELEQRMRANTSCFRGEFPAWRRYRIRRKMVKKGEALGKLRCKSDIQPFSHYAPLPGIQYQSSENFTYFQSTKAAYNQLLELLNDDCIYMIGVYGMGGCGKTTLVTEVGKKAQESNMFDKVISITVSQTQNIRDIQGKMADMLNLKLKEESEEGRAQRLWLSLKENKRILVIIDDLWKEFNLMNIGIHIDNVNKGAWKILVTTRNQQVCTLMDCQKNIHLALLSKDESWTLFQKHAKITDKFSKSMDGVPRELCDKCKGLPLAIVTMASCLKGKHKSEWDVALHKMRNSSAFDDHDEGVRNALSCLELSYKYLQNKEAELLFLLCSMFPEDCNISIDDLILYAIGLGVGGRSPLKLSRSLVQVGINKLLESCLLMPAKDMQCVKMHDLVREVAIWIAKRSGNQKILLNVDKPLNTLAGDDSMQNYFAVSSWWHNEIPIIGSLQAANLEMLLLHINTSISQSSFVLSNLTFEGIEGLKVFSLTNDSNSEVLFSLPPSIQMLTNVRTLRLNGLKLGNISFIASLTRLEVLDLRHCDFNELPCEIGSLTRLKLLDLSRCHFYQQTYNGAVGRCSQLEALYVLPRNTVQFVLEIIPEIVVDIGCLSKLQCFSIHDSLVLPYFSKRTRSLGLRDFNISTLRESKGNILQISENVAFTRLHGGCKNIIPDMVEVVGGMNDLTSLWLDECPEIECIFDITSNGKIDDLIPKFVELRLRFMDNLTVLCQGPILQVQCFFDKLEELVIYHCKNLRITFPRECNLQNLKILSLEYCKSGEVLFPKSVAQSLQQLEQLKIRNCHELKLIIAAGGREHGCCNPTSTHFLMSSLREVTILDCPMLESIFPICYVEGLAELKRIHIAKGHELKYIFGECDHEHHSSHQYLNHTMLSQLEVLKLSSLDNLIGMCPEYCHAKWPSHSLRDLVVEDCPKLDMSWIALMIRSGHSQHRLNENLPLKLELYLHVLPQLKSISWQDPTAPRQIWSLQCLQYLKVGDCENLKSLFSMKESRSLPELMSISIYNSQELEHIVAENEELVQQPNAEVYFPKLAHVEVKRCNKLKSLFPVAMVKMLPQLSTLHIFDATQFEEVFRNGGGDRTVNEMEVVLILPNLTEITLNFLPSFVHICQGCKLQAVKLQQINIYECPKIAPSVKEIQVRRRSINAQ; from the exons ATGGCAGATATTGTTATCACAACTGTTGCTAAAGTTTCTGAATATATTATTGGACCGGTAATACGCGAAGGAAAATACTTTCTTTGTGTCGGTAAAATTATCAAagatattgaaaatgaaataaatgagTTGATATTTGAAAGGGATAACTTGTTGGATCGAGTTGAACAAGCCAAGCAAAGAACTGAAATTATCGAGAAACCTGTGGAAAAGTGGCTACATGATGTGCAGAGCCTACTAGAAGAGGTGGAAGAATTAGAACAAAGGATGAGAGCAAACACCAGTTGCTTTCGAGGAGAATTTCCAGCATGGAGAAGATATCGTATCAGACGGAAAATGGTAAAGAAGGGAGAGGCATTGGGAAAATTAAGATGCAAAAGTGATATTCAACCATTTTCTCATTATGCTCCTCTTCCAGGCATTCAATACCAGTCGTCCGAGAATTTTACTTACTTCCAATCAACAAAAGCGGCTTACAATCAGCTCTTGGAGTTACTAAATGATGATTGCATCTATATGATAGGTGTGTATGGAATGGGTGGATGTGGGAAAACAACACTTGTAACCGAAGTCGGTAAGAAGGCTCAGGAATCAAATATGTTCGATAAGGTAATATCTATCACAGTGTCTCAAACTCAAAATATTAGAGACATTCAAGGAAAAATGGCAGACATGTTAAACTTGAAACTCAAGGAAGAAAGCGAAGAGGGAAGAGCACAACGGTTGTGGTTgagtttgaaagaaaataaacgaATTCTTGTTATAATTGATGATTTATGGAAAGAGTTTAATTTGATGAATATAGGGATTCACATAGACAATGTTAACAAGGGCGCATGGAAAATCCTTGTAACCACTCGTAATCAGCAAGTATGCACTTTAATGGACTGTCAAAAGAATATTCACCTGGCGCTCTTATCTAAAGATGAATCCTGGACTTTGTTCCAAAAGCATGCAAAGATTACTGACAAGTTTTCCAAGTCAATGGATGGTGTGCCACGAGAACTCTGCGATAAATGTAAGGGACTGCCCCTAGCTATTGTAACTATGGCGTCTTGCTTAAAAGGAAAGCATAAAAGTGAGTGGGATGTTGCACTACATAAGATGAGGAATTCATCAGCATTTGATGATCACGATGAAGGAGTGAGAAATGCTTTGAGTTGTCTTGAACTAAGctataaatatttacaaaacaaGGAAGCAGAGTTGCTCTTTTTGTTGTGTTCTATGTTTCCAGAAGATTGCAACATATCAATCGATGATTTAATCCTATATGCAATAGGACTAGGTGTGGGAGGAAGATCTCCACTGAAGTTATCAAGGAGTTTGGTTCAAGTCGGCATAAACAAGCTTTTAGAATCATGTTTGCTGATGCCGGCTAAAGACATGCAATGCGTGAAGATGCATGACTTGGTTCGTGAAGTGGCCATATGGATAGCAAAGAGGTCAGGGAATCAAAAAATTTTGCTAAATGTTGACAAACCTCTCAACACCTTGGCAGGGGACGATAGTATGCAAAATTATTTTGCGGTATCATCATGGTGGCACAATGAAATTCCAATTATTGGTTCATTGCAGGCTGCAAACCTTGAAATGTTGTTGCTACACATAAATACCAGTATATCACAAAGTTCCTttgttttatcaaatttaacatTTGAAGGAATAGAAGGGCTCAAGGTATTTTCTCTAACCAATGATTCCAATAGTGAAGTACTATTCTCATTGCCTCCATCAATCCAAATGTTGACAAATGTTCGAACTCTGCGCTTGAATGGGTTGAAGTTGGGTAACATTTCTTTTATAGCAAGCTTAACAAGGCTCGAGGTTCTTGACTTGCGACATTGTGACTTCAATGAACTTCCATGCGAAATAGGTAGCCTCACAAGACTGAAGCTACTAGATTTGTCAAGATGTCATTTTTATCAACAAACCTATAATGGTGCAGTTGGGAGATGTTCACAACTAGAAGCATTATACGTTTTGCCACGCAACACTGTACAATTTGTTCTTGAGATCATTCCTGAGATCGTTGTAGATATTGGTTGTCTCTCAAAGTTGCAGTGTTTTTCAATTCATGATTCTTTGGTTCTACCTTATTTTAGTAAAAGGACAAGATCTCTAGGATTAAGGGATTTTAATATTTCCACATTAAGGGAATCCAAAGGGAATATTCTACAAATATCTGAAAATGTTGCTTTTACACGCCTCCATGGAGGATGTAAAAATATCATCCCAGACATGGTTGAAGTTGTGGGAGGCATGAATGATTTAACTTCTCTATGGCTTGATGAATGCCCAGAGATAGAATGCATCTTTGATATAACCTCTAATGGCAAGATAGATGATTTGATTCCCAAGTTTGTCGAGTTACGCCTTCGGTTTATGGATAACTTGACAGTGTTGTGTCAAGGTCCAATTCTTCAAGTGCAATGCTTCTTTGATAAACTAGAAGAACTTGTAATTTATCATTGCAAGAATTTACGCATCACATTTCCACGGGAATGTAACTTGCAGAATCTCAAGATCCTCAGTTTAGAGTATTGCAAGTCTGGTGAAGTACTCTTTCCGAAATCTGTTGCTCAAAGTCTGCAACAATTAGAACAACTGAAAATACGTAATTGCCATGAATTGAAGCTTATAATTGCTGCAGGTGGAAGAGAGCATGGTTGTTGTAATCCAACAAGTACTCATTTTCTCATGTCTAGTCTAAGGGAAGTTACGATTCTGGATTGTCCGATGTTAGAGTCGATATTCCCCATCTGCTATGTCGAAGGACTTGCAGAGCTGAAACGGATACATATAGCAAAAGGTCATGAGctgaaatatatatttggtGAATGTGATCATGAACATCATTCATCTCACCAATACCTGAACCACACCATGCTTTCTCAACTGGAAGTTCTCAAACTCAGTTCTCTTGACAATCTCATTGGGATGTGTCCTGAATACTGTCATGCGAAGTGGCCATCTCACTCTTTGAGGGATCTTGTTGTGGAGGATTGTCCCAAATTGGATATGTCGTGGATCGCTCTTATGATTCGTTCTGGTCATAGTCAGCATCGTTTAAATGAA AACTTGCCCTTAAAACTGGAGTTGTATTTACATGTTTTGCCTCAGTTGAAATCCATATCATGGCAGGATCCTACAGCTCCAAGACAGATATGGAGTCTCCAATGTCTCCAGTATTTAAAAGTAGGTGATTGtgaaaatttgaaatctttGTTCTCCATGAAGGAATCTAGAAGTCTACCAGAGTTGATGTCCATTTCTATTTACAACTCCCAAGAATTGGAACACATTGTTGCAGAAAATGAAGAACTTGTGCAGCAACCTAATGCTGAAGTCTATTTCCCAAAGCTAGCACATGTAGAAGTCAAAAGATGCAACAAGTTGAAAAGCCTTTTCCCTGTTGCTATGGTTAAAATGCTTCCGCAATTAAGCACTCTTCACATTTTCGACGCTACTCAATTTGAAGAGGTTTTTAGAAATGGCGGTGGAGACAGAACTGTAAATGAAATGGAAGTTGTTCTTATTCTTCCAAACTTGACAGAGATAACGCTCAACTTTTTACCGAGTTTTGTTCATATCTGCCAGGGTTGTAAGTTACAGGCTGTGAAACTTCAACAAATCAACATATATGAATGccccaaaattgctccaagtgTGAAAGAAATTCAG GTAAGGAGAAGATCCATCAATGCACAATGA
- the LOC11443540 gene encoding transcription initiation factor TFIID subunit 6: MSVIPKESIEVIAQTLGINNLSSDVALALSPDLEYRIREIMQESIKCMRHSMRTFLTTDDFDTALALRNLEPIYGFASNDPPRFKKAAGHNDLFYIDDKDVDIKDLVEADLPKAPLDTSITSHWLAIEGVQPAIPENAPPEASTEIKNSEYKEDRLPVDIKLPVKHVITTELQLYYEKIIELILNKSGSILFRRALVTLATDSGLHPLVPYFTRFVADEVARNLNNLNILFALMRLVRSLLQNPHIHIELYLHQLMPPIITCIVAKRIGNRLSDNHWELRDFSANLVALICKRFGHMYHNLQPRVTKTFLHTFLDPTKALPQHYGAIKGIAALGSRLVRLLILPNLEPYLHLLEPEKQLEKQKNEIKRQEAWQVYGALLCAVGQNMHEKVKRFSSLLSPQSRATSSGNGKAMIAMPGVSGVVAPMNSMSVDNMQGSTSGFPTMMGVSNSSVGMSSSMGRQLSNENNTSSSILAQAWKDDIDAGQLLPPVFELFGESLLSFIPKPQAFIFL; the protein is encoded by the exons ATGAGTGTGATTCCAAAGGAATCAATTGAAGTAATTGCACAAACCCTTGGCATCAACAATTTATCTTCCGATGTTGCCCTTGCTCTTTCACCCGATCTTGAATATCGCATTCGTGAAATTATGCAG gaaTCAATTAAATGTATGCGCCATTCTATGAGAACTTTTCTTACTACTGATGATTTTGATACTGCACTTGCATTGAGGAATTTAGAG CCGATATATGGTTTCGCCTCTAACGATCCTCCTCGGTTCAAAAAAGCTGCTGGACACAATGATTTGTTCTACATTGATGATAAGGATGTGGATATTAAAGAT TTGGTTGAAGCAGATTTACCGAAAGCACCCCTTGATACATCAATTACCAGTCACTGGTTGGCTATTGAAGGTGTGCAACCTGCAATTCCCGAAAATGCTCCACCTGAAG CTTCCACTGAGataaaaaattctgaatataAAGAAGATAGGCTTCCTGTGGATATCAAATTACCTGTTAAACATGTAATAACGACGGAGCTTCAG CTTTACTACGAAAAAATAATTGAGCTGATTTTGAATAAATCTGGCTCCATTCTTTTTAGAAGAGCGTTGGTTACCTTGGCAACTGACTCAGGACTCCATCCTTTAGTTCCTTATTTCACACGCTTTGTTGCTGATGAG GTGGCACggaatttaaataatttaaacatCTTATTTGCCTTGATGCGCCTTGTGCGGAGCCTTTTGCAAAATCCTCACATACACATAGAACTTTAT TTACACCAATTGATGCCGCCTATCATTACTTGCATTGTTGCAAAAAGGATTGGAAACAGACTGTCTGATAATCACTGGGAGCTTAGGGATTTCAGTGCTAATCTTGTTGCTTTGATATGCAAAAG ATTTGGGCATATGTATCACAATCTTCAGCCACGTGTGACAAAGACGTTTCTTCACACTTTCTTGGACCCTACAAAAGCTCTGCCTCAACATTATGGTGCAATCAAAGGAATAGCAGCTCTTGGATCAAGACTG GTTCGTTTGCTTATACTTCCAAATCTGGAGCCATATTTGCATCTCCTTGAGCCCGAAAAGCAGCTTGAGaagcaaaaaaatgaaataaaaaggcaAGAAGCATGGCAAGTATACGGAGCCTTGCTG TGTGCAGTAGGCCAAAATATGCATGAAAAGGTCAAGAGATTTAGTAGTTTGCTTTCTCCTCAAAGTCGTGCTACTTCAAGTGGCAATGGAAAAGCCATGATTGCAATGCCAG GTGTTAGTGGGGTTGTGGCACCAATGAATTCCATGTCAGTTGACAACATGCAAGGGTCAACAAGTGGATTTCCCACCATGATGGGAGTTTCTAATTCAAGTGTCGGCATGTCATCATCAATGGGTCGTCAATTATCCAACGAAAACAACACTTCCTCTTCCATTCTAGCTCAGGCTTGGAAGGATGACATAGATGCAGGACAATTGCTACCTCCAGTGTTTGAATTATTTGGCGAAAGTTTGTTATCATTTATACCAAAACCTCaagcatttatatttttgtaa